The Desulfatibacillum aliphaticivorans DSM 15576 genome has a segment encoding these proteins:
- a CDS encoding LTA synthase family protein — MSFLFTNAPLLMALLFQAVLLYHLDFRLIRRLSMAEAPGVLFGMAALACLFRGVAILFPQNRFARTCCNLVLFCFLGLTASFLYQNRFILDYAALVENIGLARSRGVYNFVMASLHPKFMALTLAMIAGYLTLELTGRVRPHRFPWEMRVWRLAALSMVYGIYLASPVPKHDDAAGFIASAAQYHFQNQYRTVPDEAMEYPFVRDGASFLSSPSQEAGPYPPVFLIVMESFCGRYVEARDSAGRYYTPYFNRLIPQGVYVEDFYSNSMQTAKGQFAVLFSLAPSMRGKVFVHYPDVRFDSLASVLKRRGYQTLFFQAYENPDFDNTRDMLLANGFDDFRVLKDFLKPEDEPFDWGWGPEDAVVHRRLFEYLDSGEPERAGPVFVVEATINAHRCEHVPMDKRFLYPHPSIPWEAQANAVHLADRQLEVFFRELEKRPRYKDAIVVITGDHGVNLGTESAAGAVQNTNEDIFKVPLLILQPGRLFPQRIEGEPFSQMDIAPTLLDMIHIHEPETHFQGRSLFQADGSNRALLVQPYGGRSLCSVRKGFKYVYKEQSNEVRAFQLKTSSGAPLEVPLQSLPEDLLHAFDNDIKCLYLNQKLIVQNRILPPLH, encoded by the coding sequence TTGAGTTTTTTATTTACCAACGCTCCTCTGTTGATGGCTTTATTATTCCAGGCCGTGCTGTTGTATCATCTTGATTTCCGGCTGATACGGCGGCTGTCCATGGCGGAGGCGCCGGGCGTATTATTTGGTATGGCGGCGTTGGCGTGTCTTTTCAGGGGCGTTGCCATATTGTTCCCGCAAAATCGATTCGCCCGGACCTGCTGCAATCTCGTCTTGTTCTGCTTTTTGGGTCTGACAGCTTCCTTTTTATATCAAAATCGTTTTATTCTGGATTATGCGGCCCTTGTGGAAAACATCGGCCTGGCCCGGTCCCGGGGCGTTTACAATTTTGTTATGGCGTCCCTGCATCCCAAATTCATGGCCCTGACCCTTGCCATGATCGCGGGGTATTTAACCCTGGAGCTGACCGGCCGTGTAAGGCCGCACCGTTTTCCCTGGGAGATGCGCGTTTGGCGTCTGGCCGCACTATCCATGGTCTACGGAATATATCTTGCCAGCCCCGTCCCGAAGCATGACGATGCCGCAGGCTTTATCGCCTCGGCTGCCCAATACCATTTTCAAAACCAATATCGGACCGTCCCGGACGAAGCTATGGAGTACCCTTTTGTCCGCGATGGGGCGTCCTTTTTGTCCTCCCCCTCTCAAGAGGCGGGACCTTATCCGCCTGTTTTTCTTATAGTCATGGAATCCTTTTGCGGGCGATATGTGGAGGCCCGGGACTCCGCAGGACGATATTACACGCCCTATTTCAACCGCCTGATACCCCAAGGCGTATATGTGGAGGACTTTTATTCCAATTCCATGCAAACGGCCAAAGGCCAGTTCGCCGTCCTGTTTTCCCTGGCGCCCTCCATGCGGGGCAAGGTTTTCGTCCATTATCCAGACGTCCGTTTTGATTCCCTGGCTTCTGTGTTGAAAAGGCGCGGCTACCAAACCCTGTTTTTCCAGGCCTATGAAAATCCTGATTTCGACAACACCCGGGACATGCTTTTAGCCAACGGATTTGATGACTTTCGGGTTCTGAAGGATTTCCTAAAGCCGGAGGACGAACCTTTTGATTGGGGATGGGGGCCCGAGGACGCCGTGGTTCATCGGCGTCTGTTTGAGTATCTTGATTCCGGAGAGCCGGAAAGGGCAGGGCCGGTTTTCGTTGTCGAGGCCACCATCAACGCCCATAGATGCGAACATGTTCCCATGGACAAACGCTTCTTATATCCTCATCCATCCATCCCGTGGGAGGCGCAGGCCAACGCCGTCCATCTGGCGGACCGTCAGTTGGAAGTGTTTTTTAGGGAATTGGAAAAACGCCCGAGGTACAAGGACGCGATTGTGGTCATCACCGGCGACCACGGCGTGAATCTTGGCACGGAATCCGCGGCGGGCGCCGTGCAGAATACCAATGAAGATATTTTTAAAGTCCCGCTGCTTATCCTCCAGCCCGGCCGCCTCTTCCCTCAAAGGATTGAAGGCGAGCCTTTTTCTCAGATGGACATTGCTCCGACTTTATTGGATATGATCCATATCCATGAGCCTGAAACCCATTTCCAGGGCAGATCCCTGTTCCAGGCCGATGGCAGCAATCGTGCGCTTTTGGTCCAACCGTACGGCGGCCGTTCCTTATGCTCCGTGAGAAAGGGCTTCAAATACGTTTATAAGGAGCAATCCAATGAAGTTAGGGCTTTCCAATTAAAGACTTCTTCGGGGGCTCCCCTGGAAGTTCCGTTGCAATCCCTACCCGAGGATTTATTGCACGCCTTTGATAATGACATAAAGTGCTTGTATCTTAATCAAAAGCTGATCGTTCAGAATCGCATCCTGCCTCCCCTGCATTGA
- a CDS encoding FecCD family ABC transporter permease, translating to MHLNHGVKHEEYSRYVGRKAALLMFSGIILVLISLVSISKGPASLPIGEVAKALLGFDAAKRTELIVWNIRLPQVLAAIVAGAGLSLSGAVMQSVLRNPLGSPFTLGISHAAAFGAAFAVMIMGSGTMASSHVGAVTISNPYVTTGMAFLFSMGASSVIVGISRMRGASPEIMVLSGVALGALFTAGTMFLQFFADDVQLAAMVFWTFGDVGRASWSELAVLSVITLAASAYFLLNAWNYNAVDAGDETAQGLGVRVQRVRIWGMIIASLVTAVAVAFLGIIGFVGLVCPHMVRRMIGGDNRYLLPASMLLGAILLLASDTVARLILAPHLLPVSILTAFMGAPVFLALIIKGYAK from the coding sequence ATGCACCTGAATCACGGCGTGAAGCACGAAGAATATTCCCGCTATGTGGGGCGCAAAGCCGCCTTGCTGATGTTCTCCGGAATAATATTGGTATTGATTTCCCTGGTGAGCATCTCCAAAGGCCCGGCCAGCCTGCCCATTGGAGAGGTGGCCAAAGCCCTGCTGGGATTCGACGCGGCCAAGCGCACGGAGTTGATTGTCTGGAACATCCGCTTGCCCCAGGTGCTGGCCGCCATCGTGGCCGGGGCCGGGTTGTCCCTTTCCGGCGCGGTCATGCAGTCGGTTTTGCGCAATCCCCTGGGCTCGCCTTTTACCTTGGGCATATCCCACGCAGCGGCCTTTGGAGCCGCCTTTGCCGTGATGATCATGGGCTCGGGAACCATGGCCAGCTCCCACGTGGGCGCGGTGACCATTTCCAATCCTTACGTGACGACTGGCATGGCCTTCCTTTTTTCCATGGGCGCATCCAGCGTGATTGTGGGCATATCCCGCATGCGGGGCGCTTCGCCGGAAATCATGGTGCTTTCCGGCGTGGCTTTGGGCGCCTTGTTTACGGCCGGGACCATGTTTCTCCAGTTTTTCGCGGACGACGTGCAGCTTGCGGCCATGGTTTTCTGGACCTTCGGCGATGTAGGCCGGGCTTCCTGGTCCGAGTTGGCAGTGCTTTCCGTCATCACCCTGGCGGCGTCGGCCTATTTTCTTTTAAACGCATGGAATTACAACGCCGTGGACGCCGGGGACGAAACCGCCCAGGGCTTGGGCGTCCGGGTGCAGCGGGTGCGCATATGGGGCATGATCATCGCCTCTCTGGTGACGGCCGTGGCCGTGGCCTTTTTGGGGATCATCGGCTTTGTGGGCCTGGTCTGCCCCCATATGGTCAGGCGCATGATCGGCGGGGACAATCGATACCTCCTGCCGGCATCCATGTTGCTGGGCGCCATTCTGCTTTTGGCTTCGGATACCGTGGCCCGGCTGATTTTGGCGCCGCATCTTTTGCCCGTGTCCATTCTCACGGCTTTCATGGGCGCGCCTGTTTTTCTGGCATTGATCATCAAAGGATATGCAAAATGA
- a CDS encoding NfeD family protein produces the protein MDGLNTLEIFYLFCALLGGILVVFRMIMQVLGAADMDMDSGGDVGGDVGGDVGGDASGHDDSDAGFKLLSMHGLSSFMLMFGLVGFIVYHNERAGVALSLVAGSFAGYISVWIIKKIFDFMIKMQSSGTLEMSAAMGAEGEVYLTIPKGGAGKVMVNFCGRLREFEAMSENGEEMKTGVRIKVVRISGNTLMVDRMV, from the coding sequence ATGGACGGTTTAAACACCTTGGAGATTTTTTACCTGTTTTGCGCACTCTTGGGCGGAATCCTCGTCGTTTTCAGGATGATCATGCAAGTCCTGGGGGCGGCGGATATGGATATGGATTCCGGCGGCGACGTGGGAGGCGACGTGGGAGGAGACGTGGGCGGCGATGCTTCCGGCCATGACGATTCGGACGCGGGATTCAAGCTCCTGTCCATGCATGGCCTGTCCTCCTTCATGCTTATGTTCGGGCTGGTTGGATTCATCGTGTACCATAATGAGCGGGCCGGGGTCGCTTTGTCCCTGGTTGCAGGCTCTTTCGCCGGATATATCAGCGTCTGGATTATCAAGAAAATTTTCGACTTTATGATCAAAATGCAGTCCAGCGGCACCTTGGAGATGTCAGCGGCCATGGGCGCCGAAGGCGAGGTCTACCTGACCATTCCTAAAGGCGGGGCCGGTAAGGTGATGGTGAATTTTTGCGGGCGTCTGCGCGAGTTCGAAGCCATGTCCGAAAACGGCGAGGAAATGAAAACCGGAGTAAGAATCAAGGTGGTTCGCATCAGCGGGAACACTTTAATGGTGGATCGAATGGTGTAA
- a CDS encoding MarR family winged helix-turn-helix transcriptional regulator, protein METRSTYTDILKLFRRVVNKYRSLEKAPILFGTGDSLFRQEVGAIQAIGADPGRNVSELAHTLGVTKGTASPIVTRLAKRGLVNKYKNLDNNKEVLLELTVRGQSVYHENELSLIKLRQALFERYEKENPEYLEFLKDFLVQMEELIEEHYAELRSQ, encoded by the coding sequence ATGGAAACGAGATCAACATACACCGACATCCTAAAGCTCTTCAGAAGGGTGGTCAATAAATACCGCAGCCTGGAAAAAGCGCCCATCCTGTTCGGTACGGGTGATTCTCTTTTCAGACAGGAAGTCGGCGCCATTCAGGCCATCGGCGCCGATCCCGGCAGGAACGTCAGCGAATTGGCCCATACTCTGGGCGTCACCAAAGGAACCGCGTCGCCCATCGTGACGCGCCTGGCCAAGCGGGGTTTGGTTAATAAGTATAAGAACTTGGACAATAACAAGGAAGTGCTCTTGGAACTCACCGTTCGGGGCCAAAGCGTGTATCACGAGAATGAGCTTTCGTTGATTAAGCTGCGCCAAGCCCTTTTTGAACGCTATGAAAAGGAAAATCCTGAGTATCTGGAGTTCCTGAAGGATTTTTTAGTGCAGATGGAAGAGTTGATAGAAGAACACTATGCCGAGCTTCGGAGCCAATAG
- a CDS encoding iron ABC transporter substrate-binding protein codes for MKKGLVFLFAGILVFSLFSNVCYADQKIVDAMGRAVSIPDKVEKVICSGPGCLRLLTYLQAQDRIVGVDDMETRRTQFDARPYALANPQFKDYPEFGSFRGHDNPEQILVLEPQPQVIFKTYATMGHDPIELSKKTGIPVIVLNYGDLGDNRDQLFQAIRIMGQALGQDKRAEEVVAFFESAIQDLHDRTKDIPEDKRPSCYIGGIASKGPHGYQSTEPGYPPLAFIHANNVAYSTGLKGKALMHSNVAKEKIVDWDPEILFLDLSTLQMGDQSGGLYELKTDPAYAALTAVQKGKVYGVLPYNWYSRNYGSILANAYYMGKLIYPDRFEDVAPRAKADEIYSYLIGKGVFEVMNQSFQDLVFKPVPVK; via the coding sequence ATGAAAAAAGGCCTTGTGTTTTTGTTCGCAGGAATCCTTGTTTTTTCTTTGTTTTCCAATGTTTGTTATGCGGATCAAAAAATCGTGGACGCCATGGGACGCGCCGTTTCCATCCCGGATAAAGTGGAAAAAGTCATCTGCTCCGGCCCCGGATGTTTGCGGCTGCTTACCTACCTCCAGGCTCAGGACCGCATTGTGGGCGTGGACGATATGGAAACCCGCCGGACCCAGTTTGACGCTCGGCCATACGCTTTGGCCAATCCTCAGTTCAAGGACTATCCCGAGTTCGGCAGCTTTCGCGGCCACGACAATCCCGAGCAGATCCTGGTGCTGGAGCCTCAGCCCCAGGTGATTTTCAAAACCTACGCCACCATGGGGCACGACCCCATTGAGCTTTCCAAGAAAACGGGCATTCCGGTCATCGTGCTCAATTACGGCGATCTTGGCGACAACCGGGACCAGTTGTTTCAGGCCATCCGCATCATGGGCCAGGCCCTGGGACAGGATAAAAGGGCCGAGGAGGTTGTCGCCTTTTTTGAATCCGCCATCCAGGATCTGCACGACCGGACCAAGGACATTCCCGAAGACAAACGGCCTTCCTGCTACATTGGCGGCATCGCTTCCAAGGGGCCCCACGGCTACCAGTCCACGGAGCCCGGATATCCGCCTCTCGCCTTCATCCACGCAAACAATGTGGCGTACAGCACGGGCTTGAAAGGCAAGGCCCTCATGCACAGCAACGTGGCCAAGGAGAAAATCGTGGACTGGGACCCGGAAATCCTTTTTCTGGACCTTTCCACCCTGCAAATGGGCGATCAGTCCGGCGGCCTGTACGAATTGAAAACCGATCCCGCTTATGCGGCCTTGACCGCAGTCCAAAAGGGCAAGGTTTACGGCGTGCTGCCTTATAATTGGTACTCCCGGAATTACGGCTCCATCCTGGCCAACGCCTATTACATGGGCAAGCTGATTTATCCCGACCGCTTTGAAGACGTGGCGCCCCGGGCCAAGGCGGACGAAATTTATTCTTATCTGATCGGCAAGGGCGTGTTCGAGGTTATGAATCAGAGCTTCCAGGACCTGGTTTTTAAGCCGGTCCCGGTCAAGTAG
- a CDS encoding flotillin family protein, whose amino-acid sequence MGGEGLLGFIGWPLVVVVLAVFIISTVVFLASRYKRCPSDQILVIFGKVGEGQSARCIHGGGSLVWPLIQDYCYMSLTPMTINIPLSKALSMQNIRINVPSTFTVGISTEPQIMTNAAERLLNLPKEVIEDMAMEIIFGQLRLTVASLTIEEINQDRERFLEAIRRNVEPELNKIGLYLINVNITDITDESDYIESIGKKAAAEAINQAKVDVAVQDKTGSIGEAEAFREKEIKVAENVAQAEKGKKAAEADRRVFVQQQESKATIGEAEANKEQNIRVAENEAQAEKGKKAAEADRRIYVQQQEAEAVGGENKAKADIADADAQLAIKQAEAKRQGEVAKRQAEVEIQKAQYLAEQQRLNAEQIVVQETEKQKIEIAAEAEAEKTRREAKGQADAVLFKYQAEAQGVRQVLQSKAEGYNLLVRSCAGDAKAAATFLLVEKLEELVKVQVEAIKNLKIDKITVWDGGGQDGGKTATADFLSGMVKSLPPLHEVAGMAGVDLPQYLGDMAAEKEAKDEKKPVQNPNPVRVSVPKPAAKPKAPEPPKEPEDKE is encoded by the coding sequence ATGGGCGGAGAAGGGTTATTGGGTTTCATAGGCTGGCCGCTTGTGGTGGTAGTGTTGGCGGTTTTTATAATCTCAACCGTGGTTTTTTTGGCGTCGCGCTATAAACGGTGCCCCTCGGATCAGATACTGGTCATTTTCGGCAAGGTCGGGGAAGGGCAGTCGGCCCGATGCATCCACGGCGGCGGCTCCTTGGTCTGGCCTTTGATTCAGGACTATTGCTACATGAGCCTCACGCCCATGACCATCAATATTCCCTTGAGCAAAGCCCTTTCCATGCAGAACATCCGCATTAACGTGCCCAGCACATTCACCGTGGGCATCAGCACGGAGCCGCAGATTATGACCAACGCGGCCGAGCGCCTCTTGAACCTCCCCAAAGAGGTCATCGAAGACATGGCCATGGAAATCATCTTCGGCCAGTTGCGTCTGACGGTCGCCTCCCTGACCATCGAGGAGATCAACCAGGATCGGGAGCGCTTTCTGGAAGCCATCCGCAGAAACGTGGAGCCCGAGCTGAACAAGATCGGCTTGTACCTCATCAACGTGAACATCACGGACATCACGGATGAGTCCGACTACATCGAAAGCATCGGTAAGAAAGCCGCGGCCGAGGCCATCAACCAGGCCAAGGTGGACGTGGCGGTCCAGGATAAGACCGGCTCCATCGGCGAGGCTGAAGCCTTCCGTGAAAAAGAAATCAAGGTGGCCGAAAACGTGGCCCAGGCGGAAAAGGGCAAGAAAGCCGCCGAAGCCGACCGCCGCGTTTTCGTGCAACAGCAGGAAAGCAAGGCCACCATCGGCGAGGCAGAAGCCAACAAGGAACAGAACATCCGCGTGGCTGAAAACGAAGCCCAGGCGGAAAAGGGCAAGAAAGCCGCCGAAGCCGATCGCCGCATCTACGTGCAGCAGCAGGAAGCCGAGGCCGTGGGCGGGGAAAACAAGGCCAAGGCCGACATCGCCGACGCCGACGCCCAACTGGCCATCAAGCAGGCCGAAGCCAAACGCCAGGGCGAAGTGGCCAAGCGCCAGGCCGAAGTGGAAATTCAAAAAGCCCAGTACCTGGCCGAGCAGCAGCGTTTGAACGCCGAGCAAATCGTCGTCCAGGAAACGGAAAAGCAAAAGATAGAAATCGCGGCCGAAGCCGAGGCGGAAAAAACCCGCCGCGAAGCCAAAGGCCAGGCCGACGCCGTCCTGTTCAAATATCAGGCCGAAGCCCAGGGCGTCCGGCAGGTGCTCCAGAGCAAGGCCGAGGGTTACAATCTTTTGGTCAGAAGCTGCGCCGGAGACGCCAAGGCCGCAGCCACCTTCCTGCTGGTGGAAAAGCTGGAGGAGTTGGTCAAGGTCCAGGTGGAAGCCATCAAGAATCTCAAGATCGACAAGATCACGGTCTGGGACGGCGGCGGCCAGGACGGCGGCAAAACCGCCACGGCCGACTTTTTATCCGGCATGGTCAAAAGCCTGCCTCCCCTCCACGAAGTAGCGGGTATGGCTGGCGTGGATCTGCCCCAATACTTGGGGGATATGGCTGCGGAAAAGGAAGCCAAGGACGAAAAGAAACCCGTGCAAAACCCCAATCCGGTCAGGGTTTCCGTTCCCAAGCCGGCGGCCAAGCCCAAGGCCCCGGAGCCGCCTAAAGAGCCGGAAGACAAGGAATAG
- the tsaA gene encoding tRNA (N6-threonylcarbamoyladenosine(37)-N6)-methyltransferase TrmO — MPEYRRLNEFTVTPVGVVHTSMDKPAFRPDMGDQDYDNRIKEQRKTRKKLGSLESELEIDPSLEGILDGIEEYSHILVIYWPHLIPEDRRSMRQVHPMGRKDIPLKGIYATCSPARPNPILVSAVRLLERKDNILKVQGLDAVDGSPILDIKPFTLSYPNYEKVTVPQWLDDLMEDLKKEK; from the coding sequence ATGCCCGAATACAGAAGATTGAACGAATTCACCGTCACCCCCGTGGGCGTAGTGCATACCTCCATGGACAAGCCCGCGTTTCGCCCTGACATGGGCGATCAGGATTATGACAATCGCATCAAGGAGCAACGGAAGACCCGGAAGAAGTTGGGTTCCCTGGAAAGCGAACTGGAAATCGATCCCAGCCTGGAAGGCATTCTGGACGGCATTGAGGAATATTCCCACATTTTGGTGATTTACTGGCCCCACCTGATTCCGGAGGACAGGCGGTCCATGCGCCAGGTCCATCCCATGGGCAGAAAGGACATCCCCCTGAAAGGCATCTACGCCACATGCAGCCCGGCCAGGCCCAACCCTATTTTGGTTTCGGCGGTGCGCCTTTTGGAGCGTAAGGACAACATCCTCAAGGTTCAGGGTCTGGACGCCGTGGACGGCAGCCCCATCCTGGACATCAAGCCCTTTACCTTAAGTTATCCCAATTACGAAAAGGTGACGGTCCCCCAATGGCTGGACGACTTGATGGAGGATTTGAAAAAGGAAAAGTAA
- a CDS encoding TSUP family transporter codes for MEFEFYHYAVFVLTGLCAGFVDSIAGGGGILTMPVLLAMGIPPHLALGTNKLQASFGSFTAAVNYSRKGLVSLSGIWMPVLFTAVGAAIGTVSIQMLSADFLSVIIPFLLAGIFFYTLLTPQLGQEDRKARMGKHAFYVAAGLLLGFYDGFFGPGTGSFWTIGLVLLIGLDLKKATAFTKIVNFTSNIVALIAFIIGGNVIFTIGILMGAGQMTGAYLGSRMVILRKVNFVRSVFLAVVGVTLVKLIWDTVFG; via the coding sequence TTGGAATTTGAATTTTATCATTACGCGGTGTTTGTATTGACAGGCCTTTGCGCCGGATTTGTGGATTCCATTGCCGGCGGGGGAGGAATCCTGACCATGCCTGTTTTGCTCGCCATGGGGATTCCTCCGCACCTGGCCCTGGGAACCAACAAACTCCAGGCGAGCTTTGGCAGTTTTACGGCGGCGGTGAACTACAGCCGCAAGGGATTGGTTTCGCTTTCCGGAATCTGGATGCCGGTGCTGTTTACCGCCGTTGGGGCCGCCATCGGCACCGTGTCCATTCAAATGCTGTCGGCCGACTTTCTGAGCGTAATCATTCCGTTCTTGTTAGCAGGCATCTTTTTTTACACCCTCCTCACCCCCCAGTTAGGCCAGGAAGACCGGAAAGCCCGCATGGGCAAGCACGCGTTTTATGTTGCGGCCGGTTTGCTCCTTGGATTTTATGACGGGTTTTTCGGCCCGGGAACCGGATCGTTCTGGACCATCGGCCTTGTCCTTCTTATCGGCCTGGATTTGAAAAAAGCCACCGCCTTTACCAAAATCGTTAATTTCACCAGCAACATCGTGGCCCTGATCGCCTTCATCATCGGCGGCAACGTCATTTTCACCATTGGCATCCTCATGGGCGCCGGCCAAATGACAGGCGCCTATTTAGGGTCCAGAATGGTGATCCTGCGCAAGGTCAACTTTGTACGGAGCGTGTTTCTTGCAGTGGTGGGCGTAACGCTCGTTAAACTTATCTGGGATACCGTGTTTGGATAA
- a CDS encoding ABC transporter ATP-binding protein: MILEVDGVKFGYNGKDILKNVQLNVDRGEMLVILGPNGVGKTTLLRCINAILKPKAGTIMVEGGDVLKMEPAAIARRVGYVAQYQAKTRMTAFDAILMGRKPHIRFRTSHEDLHMVDGAIKVLGLEDLAMRHIDEMSGGELQKVAVGRALVQEPRLMLLDEPTSSLDLKNTMNILSLIQRVVKEHNVGAVMTMHNLNSALRFADKFVFLKNGEIHSAGEIQEVSAEMIRDVYDIPVEILHHNGRPLVAPLN, encoded by the coding sequence ATGATTCTGGAAGTGGACGGCGTAAAATTCGGATACAACGGCAAGGACATCCTGAAAAACGTCCAACTGAATGTGGACCGGGGCGAGATGCTGGTTATCCTGGGCCCCAACGGGGTGGGAAAAACCACCCTTTTACGGTGCATCAACGCCATTTTAAAGCCCAAGGCCGGAACCATCATGGTGGAAGGCGGGGACGTCCTGAAAATGGAGCCCGCAGCCATCGCCCGCAGGGTAGGGTACGTGGCCCAGTATCAGGCCAAAACCCGCATGACCGCTTTTGACGCCATTCTCATGGGCCGCAAGCCCCACATAAGGTTTCGCACCTCCCACGAAGACCTGCACATGGTGGACGGCGCCATCAAGGTTTTGGGCCTGGAAGACCTGGCTATGCGCCATATCGACGAAATGAGCGGCGGCGAACTGCAGAAAGTCGCCGTAGGCCGGGCTTTGGTCCAGGAGCCCCGCTTGATGCTTTTGGACGAGCCCACCAGCAGCCTGGACCTCAAGAACACCATGAATATCCTGTCCCTTATCCAAAGAGTGGTCAAGGAGCACAACGTGGGCGCGGTCATGACCATGCATAATTTGAATTCCGCTTTACGCTTCGCCGATAAATTCGTGTTTCTGAAAAACGGAGAAATCCATTCCGCCGGCGAAATCCAGGAAGTCTCCGCAGAAATGATCCGGGACGTCTACGACATCCCCGTGGAAATCCTCCATCACAACGGCCGGCCCTTGGTGGCGCCTTTGAATTGA
- a CDS encoding YajD family HNH nuclease produces the protein MAKQDDKKNQIVADALASQKEREKGYREKALRMYPHVCGKCGRSFEGKRIQELTVHHRDHNHDNNPPDGSNWELLCIYCHEDEHARHSVADAYGGRNTEEESGGGDMDNKPFANLAALMQKKKNK, from the coding sequence ATGGCGAAGCAGGATGACAAGAAAAATCAAATCGTGGCCGACGCCCTGGCCTCCCAAAAGGAAAGGGAAAAAGGCTACCGGGAGAAGGCTCTCAGGATGTACCCCCACGTGTGCGGCAAATGCGGCCGCTCCTTTGAAGGCAAACGGATCCAGGAATTGACCGTCCACCATAGGGACCACAATCACGACAACAATCCCCCGGACGGCAGCAACTGGGAGCTTTTGTGCATCTACTGCCATGAGGATGAACACGCCCGCCACTCCGTGGCCGACGCCTACGGCGGCCGAAACACGGAGGAGGAGTCGGGCGGCGGAGACATGGACAACAAGCCCTTCGCCAACCTGGCGGCTTTGATGCAGAAGAAAAAAAACAAATAG
- a CDS encoding trimethylamine methyltransferase family protein encodes MLKKIRYNDYKNLWNRLVRNLIYDAKEVLLYCGVKIPRKKQNGSLVDYSEIIRCTTKGTDYGAIYDPGTSRIHFEPAYIQSVVDQAYRFDFPIVDRAFGPGGVAAFIHKQGEEDYELKDPQMNHILKQAMLVRDNEMPFSFVCARQLGQYEVEQFSVTSNIFSGPKFFNISTESGVQEAENQIQSGQYVITNHTIFSSPLTLSFKENIDVFVQCVQRRIPVMLVTQPFSGQNGPMTPYGIALLAFAEFLAGMAIAFGINSETKVINGALPTMCTPGKNPVLKIGSVVHNFVNYLVAYTSRLLDIASIQSGCTIDGRIHKDDLLGTDYQTVRAMILWDDMFEGWHMVRHCYGFLNDLAFFSFEKAEDDILALRHIQSLDENGITAVLANNVRLNRDIQRAEMFYQDPTLIFHREKDRLLEVIIETIDTYNGDFGSHAHTLQNIPQEWF; translated from the coding sequence TTGTTAAAAAAAATACGCTATAATGATTATAAAAACCTATGGAATCGGCTGGTTCGGAATCTGATATATGACGCCAAGGAGGTATTGCTCTATTGCGGAGTCAAGATTCCCCGCAAAAAGCAAAACGGCTCCTTGGTTGACTATTCAGAAATCATCCGTTGTACAACCAAGGGAACCGATTACGGGGCGATCTACGACCCCGGGACCAGCCGCATTCATTTTGAGCCCGCGTATATACAAAGCGTTGTTGATCAGGCGTATCGCTTTGATTTTCCCATAGTAGACAGGGCTTTCGGACCTGGCGGCGTCGCGGCGTTCATTCATAAACAGGGGGAAGAGGATTATGAGTTAAAAGACCCCCAAATGAACCATATCCTCAAGCAGGCGATGTTGGTCCGGGATAATGAAATGCCCTTTTCATTTGTCTGCGCCAGGCAGTTGGGCCAATACGAAGTGGAGCAATTCAGCGTTACATCCAATATCTTCAGCGGCCCCAAGTTTTTCAACATATCCACGGAATCCGGCGTGCAAGAGGCTGAAAACCAAATCCAATCGGGCCAGTATGTCATTACGAATCACACGATTTTCAGTTCCCCTCTGACATTGTCCTTTAAGGAAAATATCGATGTGTTCGTCCAGTGCGTCCAGCGGCGAATACCCGTGATGCTTGTCACGCAGCCTTTCAGCGGACAAAACGGCCCCATGACGCCCTACGGCATTGCATTGCTGGCCTTTGCCGAATTTCTTGCGGGAATGGCAATTGCTTTTGGGATCAACTCCGAAACCAAGGTCATCAACGGCGCCTTACCGACCATGTGCACCCCCGGCAAGAACCCGGTGCTGAAAATCGGCTCCGTGGTGCACAATTTCGTGAATTATCTGGTGGCCTACACCTCCCGCTTACTGGACATCGCCAGCATCCAATCCGGCTGCACCATTGATGGGCGGATTCACAAAGACGACTTGCTTGGCACGGATTACCAGACGGTGCGAGCGATGATCCTGTGGGACGACATGTTCGAAGGATGGCATATGGTCCGCCACTGCTACGGCTTCCTGAATGACCTGGCGTTTTTCTCCTTTGAAAAAGCGGAAGACGATATTTTAGCCCTGCGGCACATTCAGAGTTTGGACGAAAATGGTATCACCGCCGTCCTGGCAAACAACGTACGCTTGAATCGGGACATACAAAGAGCCGAAATGTTTTACCAGGATCCCACGCTCATCTTTCACCGGGAAAAAGACAGGCTGCTGGAAGTAATCATCGAAACCATAGACACTTATAACGGCGATTTCGGCAGCCACGCCCATACATTGCAGAACATTCCCCAGGAATGGTTTTGA